The Carassius auratus strain Wakin chromosome 27, ASM336829v1, whole genome shotgun sequence genome includes a region encoding these proteins:
- the LOC113046059 gene encoding angiopoietin-related protein 3-like, with the protein MNLLVLLFLLASAHSFSTEPIFPEHQAESRFRFAALDEVRLLANGLLQLGQSLRDFVQNTKSQIKDIFQKLNIFDKSVYQLSVLASEIKEEEEELKKTTVILKANNEEIKGLSLEINSKVEDILKERKHLRRQVGGLEEKLSGLSQSLLSAEQVAQISTLKEIILTQEKSITDLLKAVREQSEQLNNQRTKIKGLENKFNSAHIQETDEYLDRNHQSNSLSGYLPYFTSDGSFSSDLPKDCGEVFSRGQKSSGLYAIKPHESQPFLVKCEFTEEGVFTVIQHRHDGSVDFNQSWEKYEDGFGDFSSEFWLGLKKVYAVAHQGHSLLHVQIEDWRKEKHFTLYQYILEDAAFNYTIHLKLQTYESSSALDEHAGFRFSTKDHNDGNRDPNCAQDYTGGWWFSICGDFNLNGKCIQSRPRKKGTHWKPGKGTTRFKATKISISHLSKPQTP; encoded by the exons ATGAATCTACTAGTGCTGTTGTTCCTTCTGGCATCAGCTCATTCCTTCTCTACAGAACCCATCTTTCCTGAACATCAGGCCGAGAGCCGCTTTCGCTTTGCTGCTCTGGATGAAGTTCGGCTTTTGGCGAACGGCCTCCTACAGCTGGGCCAAAGCCTGAGGGACTTTGTGCAGAATACAAAGAGTCAAATCAAGGATATTTTCCAAAAGCTTAATATCTTTGACAAATCCGTCTACCAACTTTCTGTGCTGGCCAGTGAGatcaaggaggaggaggaggaactgAAGAAGACCACCGTGATCTTAAAGGCCAATAATGAGGAAATAAAGGGTCTGTCACTGGAGATCAACTCCAAAGTGGAAGATATCCTAAAAGAGAGGAAGCATCTGAGAAGGCAGGTGGGCGGCCTGGAGGAGAAGTTAAGCGGTCTGTCCCAGAGTTTGCTCTCGGCTGAGCAGGTGGCTCAGATCTCCACGCTCAAG GAAATCATCCTGACCCAAGAAAAGAGCATCACTGATCTGCTGAAGGCTGTGAGGGAACAGAGCGAGCAGCTCAACAACCAAAGGACCAAAATCAAGGGCTTGGAAAATAAA TTCAACTCTGCACATATCCAGGAAACAGATGAATATTTGGACAGGAATCACCAAAGCAACAGCCTCTCAGGATATCTACCATACTTCACGTCTGATGGGAGCTTCTCAAGCG ATCTTCCAAAAGACTGCGGCGAGGTCTTCAGCCGAGGACAGAAATCTAGCGGCCTGTATGCCATTAAACCTCACGAGTCACAACCGTTTCTTGTGAAATGTGAGTTCACTGAGG AGGGAGTGTTCACTGTCATCCAGCACAGACATGACGGCTCGGTGGACTTCAACCAGTCCTGGGAGAAGTATGAGGATGGATTTGGGGACTTCAGCA GTGAGTTCTGGCTGGGGCTAAAGAAGGTCTATGCTGTTGCCCATCAGGGTCACTCGCTCCTGCATGTCCAGATTGAGGACTGGAGGAAGGAGAAGCATTTCACGCTTTATCAGTATATCCTGGAGGACGCGGCCTTCAACTACACCATCCATCTGAAGCTGCAGACCTATGAATCCAGCTCTGCTCTGGATGAACACGCTGGCTTCAGGTTCTCCACTAAAGATCACAATGATGGAAACCGTGATCCAAACTGTGCTCAGGACTACACAG GTGGGTGGTGGTTTAGCATTTGCGGTGACTTTAACCTGAATGGCAAGTGTATTCAGAGCAGACCTCGTAAAAAGGGAACCCACTGGAAACCTGGCAAGGGAACCACCAGATTCAAGGCCACGAAAATCTCCATTAGTCATCTCTCAAAGCCACAAACCCCTTAA
- the LOC113046058 gene encoding KN motif and ankyrin repeat domain-containing protein 4-like produces METKKENGISPKENGSQRRPPTYSVETPYGFHLDLDFLKYVDDIEKGNTIRRVPMQRRQRGRNNDVLSRNLSLPGYGCRATEWNSVSTFWPKTKLRDSQQHFEFRSSDSVSAGCVRRGEPIYKSFTSAEMEAFDEQPLGCYVRPNLLRASSLPLTVLLRKRSESTEDPTSPSSPKECLMQENGSSEDLFYTSDSRMGRPNGTIQRLTAALERVGELEEEIRVIPELKAQICIMQEERERLLLQLHSQNKTTGPQDVLTAPLHINNWDTPSTASENQDKASDDWMNREYDRLEENVKASSEQVEAVVMISATERILPEIERRKTVLRERDLLENGDKTKSLTETLQRKVVLLEQKLHEIEVDLDKTRALLKQQVEESLLKDDKIKQLTIQLEMERTLAKVISSESSLVSTQSLVTVVELQESGQKMETTPQVLDQPPVSHADMEHHLKRLQELLQEQWECLCKDDSSGKMSSDHLPPRVCTIQEQLTTLVTLLTLYVFPTVDASQPDCKMMEVLPEVGENPKTEHLKTISIRDSGSMETEGICNAIKLQEHAEVDVGLKRNMTKEEGKLWTTWTTDSSVKTHKSKNAEFSPKEDTIDVETTKQEYLHKKTSQTRALEDQTEEEKRDCISFSMDSDQKSQTMKENREAVDKDFIEACYFLRDHMDKVSEPDDEMSRALTVMFQQWFHISAEEGACADTVKVYLNEVNSQTPTVLQFLVNMADDNGNTALHYSVSHCSFSIVKLLLDTGVCDVDLRNKSGYTAVMLASLTAVESPGDMKVVQQLMELGDVNACVGQVGQTALHLAVRHGRVPMVRLLLEQGADPDAQDHAGTTPLISACDRGHVSIVQILLEEANCDVSLKDKGGRSALSLATQASHTEIADLLKARTETKSTDKCKVS; encoded by the exons ATGGAAACCAAGAAAG aaaacGGCATCTCTCCAAAAGAGAATGGGAGCCAAAGAAGGCCACCTACCTATTCTGTAGAGACACCCTATGGATTCCATCTGGACCTGGACTTTCTCAAGTATGTCGATGACATTGAGAAGGGTAACACCATTAGGAGGGTGCCAATGCAGAGAAGGCAAAGAGGACGAAATAATGACGTCCTGTCACGTAACTTAAGCCTTCCGGGGTATGGATGTAGAGCTACAGAATGGAACTCAGTCAGCACTTTTTGGCCCAAAACCAAACTAAGAGATTCTCAACAACATTTTGAGTTTCGATCTAGTGACAGTGTCTCTGCTGGCTGTGTCAGGAGGGGAGAACCCATCTACAAGTCCTTCACTTCTGCAGAGATGGAGGCTTTTGATGAGCAGCCCTTAGGATGTTATGTCAGGCCAAATCTCTTGAGAGCCTCCAGTTTACCCTTGACTGTTTTACTGAGAAAGCGCTCCGAGTCAACCGAGGATCCAACCAGCCCCAGCAGCCCCAAGGAATGTCTAATGCAAGAAAATGGCTCCTCTGAAGATTTATTCTACACTTCAGACAGCAGGATGGGTAGACCAAACGGGACCATCCAGCGGCTAACTGCAGCTCTTGAACGAGTTGGGGAATTGGAAGAGGAAATCAGAGTCATTCCTGAGCTCAAGGCACAGATATGTATTATGCAGGAGGAGCGAGAGAGACTTTTACTCCAGTTACATTCCCAAAACAAAACCACTGGGCCACAGGATGTTCTTACTGCTCCTCTACACATAAATAACTGGGACACTCCTTCAACTGCCAGTGAAAATCAAGACAAAGCAAGTGATGACTGGATGAATCGAGAATATGACCGGCTAGAGGAAAATGTCAAGGCTTCTTCTGAACAAGTTGAAGCAGTTGTAATGATTTCAGCTACTGAAAGAATCCTTCCAGAGATTGAAAGACGTAAAACGGTTTTGCGAGAAAGAGACCTCTTGGAAAACGGAGACAAAACTAAGTCTCTCACTGAAACACTCCAGAGAAAAGTTGTTTTGCTGGAACAGAAACTTCATGAAATTGAGGTAGACCTGGACAAGACCAGAGCTTTGCTGAAGCAGCAAGTAGAGGAAAGTCTTCTCAAGGATGACAAGATCAAGCAGTTGACCATACAGCTTGAAATGGAGCGCACACTGGCCAAGGTGATTTCATCTGAGAGCTCCTTAGTAAGTACACAAAGTCTTGTAACTGTGGTAGAACTGCAGGAAAGTGGGCAAAAGATGGAAACCACCCCTCAAGTTCTGGATCAACCTCCAGTATCACATGCAGACATGGAGCACCATTTGAAAAGATTGCAAGAACTCCTTCAGGAGCAGTGGGAATGCCTTTGCAAAGATGACTCTTCAGGGAAAATGTCTTCAGATCACTTGCCTCCACGTGTCTGCACTATTCAAGAGCAGTTAACAACTTTAGTCACCCTTCTTACCCTTTATGTGTTTCCTACTGTTGATGCTTCACAACCAG ACTGTAAAATGATGGAAGTTCTTCCTGAAGTAGGAGAGAACCCCAAGACAGAACATCTGAAGACAATCAGCATAAGAGACAG TGGGAGCATGGAGACAGAGGGAATATGTAATGCTATTAAACTACAAGAGCATGCAGAAGTGGATGTTGGCCTTAAGAGGAATATGACTAAAGAGGAAGGCAAATTATGGACCACATGGACAACAGATTCCAgcgtaaaaacacacaaaagtaaaaatgcagaattcAGTCCAAAAGAAGATACCATAGATGTAGAGACCACAAAACAAGAATATCTACACAAGAAAACAAGCCAGACAAGAGCTCTAGAGGATcaaacagaggaagagaagaGGGATTGCATTTCTTTTAGCATGGACTCAGATCAGAAATCCCAGACTATGAAGGAAAACAG GGAAGCTGTTGATAAAGATTTCATAGAGGCATGCTATTTCCTGAGAGACCACATGGATAAAGTGTCAGAGCCTGATGATGAAATG AGTCGGGCTCTCACTGTGATGTTCCAGCAGTGGTTTCACATATCTGCTGAGGAGGGAGCATGTGCTGACACTGTTAAAGTGTATCTCAACGAGGTTAATTCACAAACACCTACAGTCCTTCAGTTCCTGGTCAACATGGCGGATGATAATGGGAACACTGCCTTGCATTATAGCGTGTCACATTGTAGCTTCAGCATCGTCAAGCTTCTTTTAGACACAG GTGTATGTGACGTGGACCTGAGAAACAAGTCTGGCTACACTGCTGTCATGCTGGCCTCTTTGACAGCTGTAGAATCACCAGGAGACATGAAAGTGGTCCAGCAGCTGATGGAGCTTGGAGACGTCAACGCCTGTGTTGGCCAG GTGGGACAAACGGCTCTTCACTTGGCAGTAAGACATGGACGTGTCCCAATGGTGCGTCTCCTGCTAGAACAGGGAGCGGATCCTGATGCCCAGGATCATGCAGGAACCACTCCACTGATCAGCGCCTGTGATCGGGGACACGTCAGCATCGTGCAAATTTTGTTAGAGGAAGCAAACTGTGATGTCAGTTTAAAAGACAAG GGCGGTCGCAGTGCATTATCTCTGGCAACACAGGCCTCTCACACAGAGATAGCAGACCTCCTGAAAGCCCGCACAGAAACCAAGAGCACGGACAAATGCAAGGTCTCTTAG